The Neodiprion lecontei isolate iyNeoLeco1 chromosome 2, iyNeoLeco1.1, whole genome shotgun sequence genome segment AGATGCAATAAGATGCTTTTGCTCATTCTCTGTCTCATCATTTATCAGTTCCAATAGCCGCAGTATtagtttttgtaaaatttcctTCTCATGTAACATTGTTATAAACTCTTgccaaaaattgatgaaacgtGATGGAAGACAGTTACAGTTTTCAGTATCTGAACTTGATTTCTTTCTCCTCCCAAATATCTCAAGAAATTCTTCGCTTGGAAGGAATGCTTCCCCTCCAAGTAGAACATTCAATATAATTTCGTCTTTATCTGgtggaaatttgtttttgcTCAAATATTTAGATATTTGACACAAAAGATTGCTTTGTTCTGCTACCAGTTCGTGTTTCTCATCATCACAGGGATCAGTGTCATTTCGAGTTTCTGTATTGACGTCAATATCGATGTATTCTGTATTTTCGTTGTTTGGCAAGATCAAAGCATATGCTCGTAAATTACTCAACGTTTCTCTaacaataaaaagaataacaaaTAGAAGATATTTCACTTTATATCTAATGAAATCTATAGTCACCAATTATTCCTGTAAACTTATTCTCTTACCTTAACTGTGCATCAGGTATGTCTTTTATCGAGGTGTAACCAGCATGGATATATAAACCAACTGCGATCCACAATTCAATTAAATCCGTTAACGTCTGTGCTTCTTCTGGCTCATTCTCTTCTTCCGCTTGTTTAGTAATGTTATCTTCCATAGCTTTCAATTCTGTTGCCCAATATTCTTCCTTCAAAATGTAAAAcagaatcaaaataaaaattcctttCATTAGCTGAAGACTGGGGAACCTGCACTCAGAGAATACTGTTTCTGCAAGGCGAATCCACCATTAGAGTTATGTGAcaaatgaatttcataatCATAACTGAACCTTCTTCTAAAAAGCCGGATAGAAAATGGTTAAATTCGTTCAATGTTTTCCAAAACTTCCACAACTAAATTGccacatttttcaacaatttgaaTCAGTTTCAAGCAGTTTGAGACTGTAAAAATATGTTGacgtattattataaactAGGTAGATTataaatgttgtttttttacaaaattaatttgcaCATATACCTAGGGGAAGTATTTCTAAATTTCACATTCCCAATCCTAagtttataactttttttttttaattttaggCAAGTACTGACATGGATTTCATAGTGTTCTTCCTTTCTTGGTATGACaatatgcaaaaaatttaacttacATGTAGCCATTCGAGTAGTATATTTGTAGCTATACGCAATACATCGAGTGATGGTAATTCATGGCCGTGTGCAGCATCGTGTCGTATGTTGACAATCCATCGTGGAATATTAAGCTGTTTAGCTATTTGAAAAAGGGAAGATTGCTTAGTTTCGCCGATGTTGGTTATGTGATTAAGGAACCTCATGATCGTTGTTGAGTACATCAGGCAGAGATCATTCTCATAATAAGCCGGTAAATCTCCTTTGTCAATCTTTGGGGTGATTTCCCTGTCTCTGAGGCAGACTTGCATAATAGCCAGCGTGCATTCGACGCCAACTGGCAATTTCGGAAGCCTCGCTTTCCATACTAGTAGCCTCTTGTAGCCTTTAATCTGCTCAACCGTATCGTTGGAATAAATTTGTTCGTACACGTCGTGCCACTCGGTGCTGAAAAGTACAACTgggggttatgttatgttgaCAGCGAGTTCAATTCGGAAAGGACACTTGAAGgctaattaatttcaaaccgTTCCGACGAATGGACGAATGGAAAGTCCAGTTTTTCGAAAGGCCAAGATTTGCTAGTGATCATTACTTACAGCGAAAACCATGGCACTTGCTTCCGATGATCCCGCTTGAACGCCATTTACAAATGTTTAGCATGCTGCGTGGTCACGCATGGCATGTGGAAAGACGAAAATGACCTCTTATTTCTCTCTTTAATGACGCATGCGCAGTACTTTAATCCGCAGCCAGAGATATGaacaaaagagataaaaggtAATTACGCCCATATCTCCGGTTCTGATCAAGTCATTgcaatgttctttttttttaattaaattatatgtatCGAAAGAGTAAtcagaaacttgaaaaatgtctgaataa includes the following:
- the LOC107225833 gene encoding uncharacterized protein LOC107225833 isoform X1, whose product is MAFKRDHRKQVPWFSLTEWHDVYEQIYSNDTVEQIKGYKRLLVWKARLPKLPVGVECTLAIMQVCLRDREITPKIDKGDLPAYYENDLCLMYSTTIMRFLNHITNIGETKQSSLFQIAKQLNIPRWIVNIRHDAAHGHELPSLDVLRIATNILLEWLHEEYWATELKAMEDNITKQAEEENEPEEAQTLTDLIELWIAVGLYIHAGYTSIKDIPDAQLRETLSNLRAYALILPNNENTEYIDIDVNTETRNDTDPCDDEKHELVAEQSNLLCQISKYLSKNKFPPDKDEIILNVLLGGEAFLPSEEFLEIFGRRKKSSSDTENCNCLPSRFINFWQEFITMLHEKEILQKLILRLLELINDETENEQKHLIASLWMKYIASSLCKIKLAHKIKHRLEHVGENKRRRTSSTILSLKVRDEVDRNFPELRDILWLNVLGEIPSFLTDIDFVRTIISNLNSKFSNHFVEPLLELITPSIRDDVRENLIHFISIYTAGQNIEDQTELVGNENVKTINDFTALFEDHINENIRSDERLEQFNFEDNIKIADLTTRNSNWILEKEKSVDWGSCPIGILPWQLDSMDTVDTSSVVNIISDTGSKDVDIVPGIINSKSLMMRSKINWNSVLGKKKRPKWKKNLGNIDNMVDMAIQIVKKNC
- the LOC107225833 gene encoding ribosomal biogenesis protein LAS1L isoform X2; protein product: MAFKRDHRKQVPWFSLTEWHDVYEQIYSNDTVEQIKGYKRLLVWKARLPKLPVGVECTLAIMQVCLRDREITPKIDKGDLPAYYENDLCLMYSTTIMRFLNHITNIGETKQSSLFQIAKQLNIPRWIVNIRHDAAHGHELPSLDVLRIATNILLEWLHEEYWATELKAMEDNITKQAEEENEPEEAQTLTDLIELWIAVGLYIHAGYTSIKDIPDAQLRETLSNLRAYALILPNNENTEYIDIDVNTETRNDTDPCDDEKHELVAEQSNLLCQISKYLSKNKFPPDKDEIILNVLLGGEAFLPSEEFLEIFGRRKKSSSDTENCNCLPSRFINFWQEFITMLHEKEILQKLILRLLELINDETENEQKHLIASLWMKYIASSLCKIKLAHKIKHRLEHVGENKRRRTSSTILSLKVRDEVDRNFPELRDILWLNVLAGQNIEDQTELVGNENVKTINDFTALFEDHINENIRSDERLEQFNFEDNIKIADLTTRNSNWILEKEKSVDWGSCPIGILPWQLDSMDTVDTSSVVNIISDTGSKDVDIVPGIINSKSLMMRSKINWNSVLGKKKRPKWKKNLGNIDNMVDMAIQIVKKNC